CAGGTCTTCGATGATATAATACTCAAAAAGAATACAACATGTTATGCAatatttgtgggggggggggggaggggggggatgtttGATTTCTGCGTGTTGGCAATCGTGGTCTGGTTTAACTCAACTGGAACCAGTATTTGTATCTGACAGGAAGTGGGTTCATACAGTCAGAAGTCAACCAGCCAGCTGTGGAATTTGAAACAGGCGGGGAGTAAATCATTAAATACTAAAGCAGTAGAGGAGGTACATGCGCAGATCACGCAACTGCAAAAGCATATTTGCATACACACATGCGAACTGCTCTGTTTCTGTGAGGCGTGATATAAGCACCTTTGCAGTAATATGCTAGTTCCTCTTTTCCTTTCTGGCTTGACTGTATGAATTATTTTTATGCACGTTTCGTAACACAAAATGTCTGTGTTGTACACTTGTGTTTTGGACAATTAATACATAATACTATGGATATCAATTTTAAACACATAACCTATATAACTACATATATATGTGCAGATAAGAAGGAAGTATAATTTGATGTTATACAGACTATGTAAAAAAGCAAGTTAGCCGAGTTACTTTGCCCCTAATTCACACTGGGTGTGCTTCCACAGTCTTGCCCCACCTTTCGATGGTACCTAAACAATGTAGCACATCAGGCTGAACTGCGAGTCTCCATACCAGAATTTGAACTCGGGTAACCTCCTAATAAAGGGCCGGAACTCTTCGTTTTGCTTCGTAGGTAGAGAAGGCCCATCatctgggaggtggggggtagCATTAAACACGGAAAAGACCAGCGACATCTGCAAGTGCTTAAGCTGTTCAACTGTTACTGCTCCTCTCTTGGCATAATGCACCAAATCCGGGTAACAGTGGACTGGTAACAAGTTAGCAAAATAAACTGTCACTATCATAatattttaaagccatttcATTTATCTGATGGAGAGAATCGTGTAACCTATTGTATTTTGTGAATGTTTTATGACAATATCAGCTAAACCCCTTGCAATAATCGCTTCAGCGGCCCCCTTTTCAGCCTCAGCATCGCTTACCAGCATCATCCAAGAGTGAAGGGTCCACTTTCGGTGAGAGAAAAGCAATGAACAGGTTGAGGTGGTAGATGCCCAGTGCGTAGGAAACGATGTACCATCCCTACATAAACAAACACACAGTGTATTTATATGTCAGTAAAACACaccacatattaaacaataAACCAGGTGctgaaaaaaaatttaataggTTACCTGCAATATGTACACCCTTATCATGTAGAGAGCTGTTAAAATGACTGTCACAGCCCACCGGCCCACTGAGAACGGTGTTGACTTGTCCAACCACGACTGATAAACCTGCAAAAACAGTCAAAGCAATTTCAAGAGGCTTTCATTTCAAAATCCGCTGTGCCATATAAAGTCTCATACAAGACCCAACTTCTCCCCAAACTGCTTATAATTCAGAATGGCCAATCAGTgtgtaacaccccccccccaccaccaccaccaccaaaaaaaaaaggcagaagATAGCACAACCATAGGGAGAGAATGTTCTGTGAAAGTGAGGAGCAGGAAATCTGCTACAGAATGATGCAGCTATCTGACAATCCCAGGCTCCTTGTTAGAGGCAGCTAATGCAGGCCAGGAGAGGTATAATCCAGATGGGGGTCCAAGTATTTAACCTGACAGTACCTGTCCAAGCCGTGTGAAAAAACTTGCAATCGTTGATGGCTTCCCATGGATGGACTCTCCAACACTATCTCCTTCCGACATCCTGCTTCTGCCGAAGATCAGTAGGAACAAAATTTCAGGTTTCATTTATAATTCAGCTATTCACGGACTAAACGGCTTACATAATACACATAATCTTACAAGACCCATTTACAGTCAGATAACTATTCTAAGGTGGGTTAAGTGGAACTCCGACCTACACACCATAAAAATAGCCACTGAAGTATCAAGTTAAACATTCTAATGCTATAATATAACATAGGATCGACTCAGGTGTTTACTTGGTGCTATTTAAAAGTGTTATTCAAGGTTCAAGACGCACTGTAGTGTTCAATCACTGGTGCTGATCAACAGCTTTATCTGTTAGTCTGATTTACAATTAGTCCTTCCGGTCCTCCTTTACAAATAAACGTTAACGATATCGATTAAGTGTAGATTCAATTTCAACTTAGCAACAGAACCCGCCAAACTACAAATCACCTCTAAAAACTAACCATGTCCCGACATTATCTGGAAGTAGGCGTGAATATATGCACTTATAACAAATTGTTTAGAAGCGATTTGGACAACTGCGGGTCAGAGTCCTGTGACACACTGATTATATGATTTATTCATTATCCCTTACTTTCCGAATGATTATGTTATTTTCCATAAAAAGTAACGACTGTCAGATTTTTCACCTGCAAGTGTCTACTCTATACAGACAGAGTATCTACAAGCCCTGCGGAGATCCGTCTTATCTGGCCGATCTGTTAGTCCACGATCACACGAAAAACAAGCCAGTGAACTACGAGTCTATTCACTTACCTAGCTTGTCGAAATGAATACTATGTACGAGATCTGCTATAGAAACAAGGATAACCAGTTACGTTAGTGCAATGCCACTAGCAACGTACTTTTCAAGCCATCGTAAACCCTCATTTTCACCGAATCCTTAACTCATGACAAGTAAGACTTCGTTAGTCATATGTAGTAATTCTCATCCCAgtaaaatacagaaaagctaTTCTCACCGACAATACATTCGAGAAAAAGGCAACTATCAATTAATTAACCGTAAAGATGGGTGTTGTAGTCCATAACTGCAGACCATTCCTCTGAAGTGTTCGTAAACCCGCCCATTATACACTACAGAAACCAGTAACCCCTCAGCGAGTGAACAACTCACTTCCGGTCAAATGTGGAAGCAGAGTTCGGTAGTTGAGCCTAAAATGTTGGAAATGCTTATGTGCGATGCAAAGGTTACACATAAATTTATCACTTCCACTCAGCGTTTCTCTGTATCGTTTAGCATCGCCAATAACGTAATATCGTTGTCAAATGTTGAACGAAAAAACTGATATTTAGTATCTCACTAAAATATTTTCCTTACCTACTACCGCTGCCGCGTCGCTACGGCGTGTCCCCAGGCAGTGTAATCGCGTCACTATTTCCGCCAGACCGCTTCCGAGCACCTCGCAGACAAGATTAATCGAGCTCTGAGACGAGGCGTCGGTCAGGTTACTAGCCTAACTCTCTTATTTAACTGCTTATCTGGAATACACTTGCGTTATTAATATTTAACCTTAATATCCGTTATCCTGTCACTTGTGGTTATATAATACTAATATTATTTCTTTGTATAAATTGGTCGGATCTCAGAACCAATGAATTTTCCTTGTAAAACCTCGGAGCACAATTAATCACTATAAAATATACAATTGTATATAGcagtacattaaaaaaaaccgCAGAAGGGGGGTGTTTAAGTTGAAAATCAGTCTCGCCATTTACTTTCAGATAACTGCTGACAAAAGGAGAGAATATCAATGGAGAAGGAAAGAATCAAAAGAAAGATCGCTACGTTAGGCCACAGGTTAGAGCTTTTCCTGGGATGCAGAGGCCAAAAAccagggaacaccctggatgggatgccagtccgtggcctggtacacatgcacacatcatGTACAATTTTGAGATGCCAAACAACCTAGctacatgtctttggaatgtggggggaaaacacTGTATCCAGGAAAAACCCACTTGACAGCagtggtgggatttgaacctacatCTGAGGTCGTCACTGGGCTCCTCCTTATTTTTCTCCAGTTAACCTAATGTCGTGTCAATTTTGATACCAGTATCAGAAACAAACATGTAGACTAAGTTAAACAACAATAGTAATTgaaataaatgctaaaaattatgaacatgaTAGAATTATGGTGGCAGAAACATTAAAGGTCTAAAATCAAATTATGTTTGTAGGGAGGAAAACGTATATTCAATAATCCTATATACATATCCCACGTACATTTAATCTGGCAGCGGATAAACTTCCTATGTAACTTGACAAGATGAGGATACCGGCACGAGATACCCTTTGCTCCAGTTCAGCTATTGAAAATAAACATCATGACAAGAGACTGGATGAaacaatttcattttaaaaccttTAACAGCATATAAAAACGTCCGCTTTGATTGGGTCGATACTCTAGTTATCAAGCATAATAGAAGTGCAACATAAAAAAGTTCGAGTCAAACAAGATGAGGAGAAAACAAGGTGCAAGATATATTTCGGTTACGCGTGTGATTTCAGcaatatatatagttcacagaTTCTTCTGGGTAAATTTGAATAAGATCATCTATCGGTACACATTATTGAAAGTCAAATTCGAGGAATGAATTGTCCCGTACAAATAATCCCCCCTAACCGCTAAACAGCTCGCTTGTTGGTTATATGAAGCTAAACAAAGAATAATGCGAAAGAGCGGAAGGAAACGTCAAACAATGAGACCCCTTTAATTCGATAAACACCGAATTAAGCACTTTACGGGTTGCACGCAGGAGGAAGTGTCGCCGAATTGCTAAATGTGGAGAAATACGCCGTCACTCTGGTCTTCgggcaaaaaaatatgtatatattgttTTGTTTCGCTATATAGCTGTTAGCCACTCCGTTTTAAAAAACATATACACCGCATAATATCTTGTTATAACGAATCGGTCTACCCTGCACCACAGAGTGCTTTTTTTGGCTtatcagaaaaaaataacagaaactGAACAGCTACCTGTATGTTCTCCTAAAGATGGGGAGAAAAAAGAAGACATTGCACGACTATGCTGCCGAGTTCAGCGATCTGGGAGTTAAGAGGCAGCTGGTGGAGCAGCACAACTCCGGAGAAAGGACCGTATTGGaaatactgtactgtaaatCATGCGAGATCCCGGTGAGAGTCCGCAGAGACCGGATACTCGAGCACCTGGCTTCGGCCAGACATTTCAGGAACAGACGACTCGCAAAGCTGTGGGACCGCAAGCCCAGTCACCTGTAAGTACTGGTTTCACAAAAGCCTAACAAGGCGAAGCTTCGCCGCCGGAGCTATGAGCGCTCCTCGTCCGTGCCTCTGTCAGGGTCTTTGGATCGCCAAAGTAAAGGCGACTGGCCCTGATTAGCTTGCTAACATCTGTTAGCTGCGATGATGAACGCAAAACCATTTTATTATCTAAGACATTAAGACGTCCCCGACCGTTAAGTGGCCAGGCGGCTGGCTTAGCTGCCCATAACTGCCTTATGGGTGGTACAGTGACAAAACGAA
This genomic stretch from Brienomyrus brachyistius isolate T26 chromosome 6, BBRACH_0.4, whole genome shotgun sequence harbors:
- the rer1 gene encoding protein RER1, with product MSEGDSVGESIHGKPSTIASFFTRLGQVYQSWLDKSTPFSVGRWAVTVILTALYMIRVYILQGWYIVSYALGIYHLNLFIAFLSPKVDPSLLDDADDGPSLPTKQNEEFRPFIRRLPEFKFWHSATKGIIVAMVCTFFEIFNVPVFWPILVMYFIMLFCITMKRQIKHMVKYRYLPFTHGKRKYKGKEDTGKAFHS